One genomic window of Tenacibaculum tangerinum includes the following:
- a CDS encoding DUF2797 domain-containing protein, with protein MQYQGVLKKMPTENLSTVQYYLDMGEDFLNMNQLLNKELTLSFVTYECLHCHLEKKIYRQGFCKECFFETPTAGDWIMRPELSKAHLGEEDRDLDYEKKVQLQPHIVYLANSSNVKVGVTRKQQVPTRWIDQGAHEAIEIVEVPNRYLAGITEVALKEHVADKTNWRTMLKNDMKDENLVEWREKLQAFIPDEAKEYYIANNTETNIQFPVEKYPKKPKSLNLEKEETYTGKLVGIKGQYLIFEDETVFNVRSNEGLVVTIALL; from the coding sequence ATGCAATACCAAGGAGTTTTAAAAAAAATGCCTACGGAGAATTTAAGTACAGTTCAGTATTATTTAGATATGGGGGAAGATTTTTTAAATATGAACCAATTATTGAATAAAGAACTGACCCTTAGTTTTGTTACGTATGAGTGTTTACACTGCCATTTAGAAAAGAAAATTTACCGTCAAGGTTTTTGCAAAGAGTGCTTTTTTGAAACACCTACAGCAGGCGATTGGATTATGCGCCCTGAATTGAGTAAAGCGCATTTAGGAGAGGAAGATAGAGATCTAGATTATGAGAAAAAAGTGCAGCTACAGCCGCATATTGTATATTTAGCCAATTCGAGTAATGTAAAAGTGGGGGTTACTAGAAAGCAGCAAGTACCTACTCGTTGGATAGATCAAGGAGCACATGAAGCGATTGAAATTGTAGAAGTACCCAATCGTTATTTAGCAGGAATAACAGAAGTTGCTTTAAAAGAGCACGTTGCCGATAAAACGAACTGGAGGACTATGCTGAAGAATGATATGAAAGATGAAAACTTAGTCGAGTGGAGAGAGAAACTACAAGCGTTTATTCCTGATGAAGCTAAAGAATACTATATCGCAAACAATACCGAAACAAACATTCAGTTTCCTGTTGAAAAATATCCTAAAAAACCTAAAAGTTTAAACTTAGAAAAAGAAGAAACGTATACAGGAAAATTAGTAGGAATAAAAGGGCAATATTTAATTTTTGAAGACGAAACGGTATTTAATGTTCGCTCTAATGAAGGATTGGTAGTTACCATAGCGTTGTTATAA